In Ignavibacteriales bacterium, a single window of DNA contains:
- a CDS encoding DoxX family membrane protein — protein MKNLLSNRYIILFSRLVLGIIFIIASSDKIAHPELFALSISGYKLLPLYLINLFAIVLPWLEMITGLFLISGIFVKSSSAILAFLITVFIGAISLAMIQKLEIDCGCFGAGKGSQVGWLRIIEDIGMLILCGHIYYFYRDPNLYPKN, from the coding sequence ATGAAAAATCTACTTTCGAACAGATATATTATTTTATTCTCACGATTAGTTCTCGGAATAATTTTTATAATTGCTAGCAGCGATAAGATTGCTCACCCTGAACTTTTTGCTCTGAGCATCAGCGGTTATAAATTATTGCCTCTTTATTTGATCAATCTTTTTGCCATCGTATTGCCATGGCTCGAAATGATCACAGGATTATTTTTGATAAGCGGGATATTTGTTAAATCAAGCAGTGCGATTCTCGCTTTTCTTATCACTGTATTCATCGGAGCGATTTCATTAGCCATGATACAGAAATTGGAGATTGATTGTGGCTGTTTTGGCGCGGGGAAAGGATCGCAAGTCGGATGGCTGCGCATAATTGAAGACATAGGTATGCTTATCCTTTGCGGGCATATTTATTATTTTTACCGCGATCCAAATCTGTATCCTAAGAATTAA